A segment of the Stigmatella aurantiaca genome:
ATGGAGTCCCCCGCGATCCGCGAGTTCTTGAAGGCCGCGGCCGCGGACTCCCGGCGCATCGCGAGCGTGTGCACCGGCGCCTTCCTCCTGGCCGCCGCGGGCCTGCTCGACGGCCGCCACGCCACCACCCACTGGAAGCAGGCGGCGCTGCTGCAGCGCCTCTTTCCCCGGGTGCGCGTCGACGAGGAGCGCATCTTCATCCAGGACGGTGCCGTGTGGACCTCCGCGGGCGCCAGCGCGGGCATCGACCTGTCGCTCGCACTGCTCGAGGAGGACCTCGGCCGCGAAGCCTCTCGCGCCGCGGCCCGGGAGCTGGTCGTCTACCACCGCCGTCCGGGCGGCCAGTCCCAGTTCTCCACGCTGCTCGAGCTGGAGCCGCCCTCGGACCGCATCCGTCTGGCGCTGGCGTTCGCGCGCGAGCACCTGCACGAGCCGCTGCCCGTGGAGCGGCTGGCCCAGGCGGCCTGTCTCAGCCCTCGCCAGTTCGGCCGGGAGTTCCTCGCGGAGACGGGGCAGACCCCCGCCAAGGCCGTGGAGCGGCTGCGGGCCGAGGCCGCCCGGCTGCGCATCGAAACCAGCACCGAGTCCATCGAGGCGATTGCCCGCGAGACCGGCTTCTCGGATCCCGAGCGCATGCGCCGGGCCTGCATCCGGGTGTTTGGCCATCCCCCGCAGGCGCTCCGGCGGACGGCGCGGGCCACCGGGTGAGGCGCTCGCCCCGGAAAACCGGAACCCTTCCACGTCGAAACGTTTCGAACCTGCCTCCGCCCCATTGACGCACCTGGCCCAGCGCGGCCGCCCTTCCCCACAGGGCGATTCGCCCGGGGGGCCCGGTTGACGGCCCGGACCGCCATCGCCTATGACCGCGAGGACTTGTTGGGCGGCAGCGCGCAATTTCAGAAGAGATGGATGTCCGCGGCGCCTTGCGCAGCCGTTGGATTCCGGGCTGGAAGACGTGAGCACCCAAAAACGCCAACGGCCGGTGAGCGGTAAAACAGGCAAACCCTCTGCGGCCCGTGCAAACCTCAGGACGCTGGCGGACCATCTGGGGCTGTCGATCAGCACCGTGTCCCGTGCGCTGAAAGACGGACAAGAGGTCCGGCCGGAGACCATCGCCCGGGTGAAGGAGGCCGCCGCCCAGTTCGGCTACGTGCCGAACATCGGGGGCATCCACCTGAGGACCGGCAGGACCCTGAAGGTCTGCTCGATTCTCTACGCGCCCGAGGTGGGTGACCACGGAGAGCCGGGCTTCCTCGCCCAGGTCGAAGGCATGTCGAATGGCCTGGAAACCTCGGGCTACAACCTGCTCGTCCTGGTGCAGACGGGCCAGCAAGCGCCCCTGGAGTCGGTCCGCAAGGTCTATGACCAGCGGCTCGCCGACGCCCTCGTGTTCTCCCGCACCATGCCCATGGACGAGCGGGCGCGGTTCTGCCTGGAGAAGGACTTCCCGTTCGTGAGTTTCGGACGGACCGAGCTGCAGACCCCGCACGCCTTCGTCGACCACGACGACGAGCACGCCGTCTTCGATGCCACCCTGCGGCTGGCCCGCGAGGGGCACAAGAAGATCGTGATGCTCAACCCGCTCGGCGGGCTCACCTACATCAGCATGCGGATGCGGGGCTACCAGCGGGCGCTGGCCGAGGCGGGCCTGCCGTGGAACGAGTCCCTGGTGTACCAGGGAGATCTCTCCGTCCGGGCCACCCGCGAGGCCATCGTGCAACTGCTGCAGCGCGAGCCAGCGGCCACGGCGTTCGTCTGCGGCAACCAGATGTCCATGGTGGGCACGCTGGAGGGACTGTCCGAGGGCGGCCGGGACACGAACCGGGACGGGTTGAGCGTCGTGGGATTCGGCGGCATGCCGTTCCTCACGCTGTCCGAGGAGCGCGTCATCTACTACTACCTGCCGCAGGTGCGCGTCGGCACCGTCCTGTCCAACCACCTGCTCGCCCTGCTGAACGGCGAGTCCCCGGAGCAGCTGCAGACGGTTCTGCCCTACACGCGCATGGAGGACTTGCGCGTGTTCCGCACGCACGGCCGCTTCGATCCGTCCAAGCTCCCCCCTCCGTAAGCCCCCGGAGGCGGCGGTGGGCCGCCGCCTCGAGGTGCCGGCCGTCAGAGCTGGCCGATGAAGTCCTGCTTGCCGATGTCCACGCCGTTGTGGCGCAGGATGGCGTAGGCCGTGGTGAGGTGGAAATAGAAGTTGGGCAGCGCGAAGTGGAGCAGCAGGGACTGGCCCACGAACTGGAGCTCGCGGCCGCCCACCTTGAGGGTGATCTTCCGGTCCTCGCTGCCATCCACCTGCGCCGCGTCCACGGTCTTCAGGAACGCGAGCGTCTTCTCGATGCGGGCCTTCAGCTCGGGGAAGGAGCTCTCGGTGTCCGGGTGGCTGGGCACCTCGATGCCCGCCAGCCGCGCCGCACAGCCCTTCGCGGAGTCACAGGCCACCTGCACCTGGAACGTGAACGGCAACATGTCGGGCGCCAGCCGGGCGTTCATGAAGACCGTGGGGTTGATCTTCTTTGCCTCGGCGTGGGCGGCCGCCTTGTCGAGAATCCCAGACAGGTGGCCCAGCATGCGGATGAAGACGGGAACGGACGCTTGGTACATGGAAAGGGACATGGGCGCGCTTATACGGTCTTCGTCCCCTCAGGGAAAGCAGCCGCGCACCGTGCTGCCTTGCGCGGAAGAAGGCGCAAGGGCGCATGGAGCGCCCGAGCGGACTTCCTCCCACGCGCAGGCTCAGGCCCGCACGGGCTTCGAGACGTCCTCGTCACGGCCGTGAACGGCCGCCGGGGGGCTGGTGGCCTCCACCGCGGAGAAGGTCTCCAGAATCTTGTAGGTGTGACTGGAGCCGCGGGGCACCAGCCAGGAGTCGCCGGGGTTGAGCAGAATGACTTGCCCCTCGAGGTGCAGCTCGGCCCGGCCCTTCAGCACGTAGCCCACCGTCTCGTAGTCCCGGGCCACCGCGGGGGCGGGCTCTCCGGGACGCTCGTCTTCCCACAGCCGCATGGACACGCGGGTCCCCGAAACGAGGTACTTCTGCCCCATCTCCCCGTGAGGAGAGTGGCGCGCTTCGACCTTCTTCACGCTGGTGTCACCCATGGCATCTCCTTCCAGTCCGCGGTGGCGTCCGCTGGACGGCCTTCAAGGGAAGGTAAGGAAGCCATGGGGGCCCTCACGCCGGGCCGTGCCCGTCTGCCCCCTCTCCAAGGAAGGGGGGCAGGGGCCCCGGGTCAGAAGCCCTCGGGCAAAGGCTGAGGCCCGGGAATGATGCCGGCGATGTCCGGGTCAACCCCCTCCTCGCCCGGCTGGCGGTCCGCCTTCTCCTTCTTGCGCTGATCCCGCCGCGCGTCCTTCTCCTTGTTCTTTTCCTTGCGAGCCAGTTCCTTCTGTCGCTTGGACATTCCTGGGTGTTGCGGCACGGTGCCCTCCTTGGCCGTCGCTGCATATACGTGGGGGAAAACAAAAGGCCCAGACCCTCATGAAGGGCCAGGCCTCAGTCTGGCGAGTGAATGACGCGATTCAGCTTGCGGCGCGGACGTTCTGCGCCTGGAGCCCCTTGGGGCCCTTCGTCACTTCAAACTCCACCTTCTGTCCCTCGGCCAGCGTCCGGAATCCATCCATGTTGATGGCGGAGTGATGGCAGAACACATCCTCCCCGTTGTCCTGGGCGATGAACCCGAAGCCCTTCGCATCATTGAACCACTTCACGGTACCAGTAGCCATTGCTCTTCTTCTTTCGACTGCCCGAGCGGACATCGCTCTAGCAACACCCCCCTACCACAGCCGGGGCGCCACAGGTGTAACGTCCACCGCACGCTCTGTCATTCCCAAGGCACTCCGGGCCTTCACACTTCTTCACCGGGCCTGGGCACGCCGTTTACACCCACTTTCTACGTTCGGCTCCACACACAACGGGCCCCCAGCGCCAGCGCGCCGGGCCCCTTTCCAGGAGCACGGCCATGTGGGGATTTCGCTTCAATACCGCCTGTCTGGCAGGCCTCTTTCACACCCTGCGGGGGGATGGACACTCCGGGCGCTCGCCCGGGCGCTGGGGCTGGCGTGGCCCGCTGCGGCGCGTCTTCCAGCGGCTGGACACCTCGCCCGGCCAGGAGAAGGTCTTCGTCCAGGCCGCGGACGACGTGGCCGCGTCCTTCGGCAAGCTGCGCGGCGAGCTGGAGGCCACCCGGACCGCCGTGGCCCGCGCCCTGCGGGGCGAGCACTTCGATGCGGGCGCGCTGCGCGAGCTGACGGAGCGTCAGGAGGCCCAGCTCGCGGACCTGCGTGAAGTGCTGCGCACCTCGCTGGCGCGCATCCATGAAGCGTTGGATCCCCGCCAGCGCGATGACCTGGCGGACCTCATCGAGCACGGCCCGGGCATGGGGTACGCCGGTCC
Coding sequences within it:
- a CDS encoding LacI family DNA-binding transcriptional regulator, with the translated sequence MSGKTGKPSAARANLRTLADHLGLSISTVSRALKDGQEVRPETIARVKEAAAQFGYVPNIGGIHLRTGRTLKVCSILYAPEVGDHGEPGFLAQVEGMSNGLETSGYNLLVLVQTGQQAPLESVRKVYDQRLADALVFSRTMPMDERARFCLEKDFPFVSFGRTELQTPHAFVDHDDEHAVFDATLRLAREGHKKIVMLNPLGGLTYISMRMRGYQRALAEAGLPWNESLVYQGDLSVRATREAIVQLLQREPAATAFVCGNQMSMVGTLEGLSEGGRDTNRDGLSVVGFGGMPFLTLSEERVIYYYLPQVRVGTVLSNHLLALLNGESPEQLQTVLPYTRMEDLRVFRTHGRFDPSKLPPP
- a CDS encoding DUF1993 domain-containing protein translates to MSLSMYQASVPVFIRMLGHLSGILDKAAAHAEAKKINPTVFMNARLAPDMLPFTFQVQVACDSAKGCAARLAGIEVPSHPDTESSFPELKARIEKTLAFLKTVDAAQVDGSEDRKITLKVGGRELQFVGQSLLLHFALPNFYFHLTTAYAILRHNGVDIGKQDFIGQL
- a CDS encoding cold-shock protein, encoding MATGTVKWFNDAKGFGFIAQDNGEDVFCHHSAINMDGFRTLAEGQKVEFEVTKGPKGLQAQNVRAAS
- a CDS encoding cupin domain-containing protein; this encodes MGDTSVKKVEARHSPHGEMGQKYLVSGTRVSMRLWEDERPGEPAPAVARDYETVGYVLKGRAELHLEGQVILLNPGDSWLVPRGSSHTYKILETFSAVEATSPPAAVHGRDEDVSKPVRA
- a CDS encoding GlxA family transcriptional regulator, giving the protein MLRDIGLLAFPGFQIIDLTGPAAVFEGPADPALPRAYRLHPLSEHGGMVRSSSGLEILTQPLERTAFDTLLAVGGPGTLTAMESPAIREFLKAAAADSRRIASVCTGAFLLAAAGLLDGRHATTHWKQAALLQRLFPRVRVDEERIFIQDGAVWTSAGASAGIDLSLALLEEDLGREASRAAARELVVYHRRPGGQSQFSTLLELEPPSDRIRLALAFAREHLHEPLPVERLAQAACLSPRQFGREFLAETGQTPAKAVERLRAEAARLRIETSTESIEAIARETGFSDPERMRRACIRVFGHPPQALRRTARATG
- a CDS encoding periplasmic heavy metal sensor, with amino-acid sequence MWGFRFNTACLAGLFHTLRGDGHSGRSPGRWGWRGPLRRVFQRLDTSPGQEKVFVQAADDVAASFGKLRGELEATRTAVARALRGEHFDAGALRELTERQEAQLADLREVLRTSLARIHEALDPRQRDDLADLIEHGPGMGYAGPHAFHRCGHGGRGGPHPRA